From a region of the Leptospira kmetyi serovar Malaysia str. Bejo-Iso9 genome:
- the hpt gene encoding hypoxanthine phosphoribosyltransferase, producing the protein MNKTVSDILHPRFTQEEISQKVKALASEIAKDYKKLNPVLICVLKGGVYFFTDLTRAIPFSVEIDFVQAKSYSGTVSLGKVDLIKDINTDLSDRHVILVEDILDTGFTLQYLVRHIFTRNPASLEIVTLLLKERKNILEFPVKYVGWRIPDEFVVGYGLDFDGKYRNLPDIHVLEPGDYNV; encoded by the coding sequence CAGGAAGAAATTTCCCAAAAGGTGAAAGCCCTCGCTTCCGAAATCGCAAAGGATTATAAAAAACTAAATCCGGTATTGATCTGCGTATTGAAGGGCGGCGTTTATTTTTTTACGGATCTAACAAGAGCGATTCCTTTTTCGGTCGAGATCGACTTCGTTCAAGCGAAGTCCTATTCCGGAACCGTTTCCTTAGGAAAGGTCGATTTGATAAAAGACATCAACACGGATCTTTCGGACCGTCATGTGATCCTTGTGGAAGACATTTTAGACACCGGCTTTACTCTTCAATATCTCGTGCGTCATATCTTTACGCGAAATCCTGCGAGTCTCGAGATCGTTACTCTTCTTCTTAAGGAAAGAAAAAATATTCTAGAATTTCCGGTGAAGTACGTCGGCTGGAGAATTCCGGACGAGTTCGTGGTGGGTTACGGTTTGGATTTCGACGGAAAGTATAGAAATCTTCCGGATATTCACGTTTTGGAACCCGGAGACTACAACGTCTGA